A genomic region of Homalodisca vitripennis isolate AUS2020 chromosome 5, UT_GWSS_2.1, whole genome shotgun sequence contains the following coding sequences:
- the LOC124362650 gene encoding mitochondrial ornithine transporter 1 — MKRMIMASAHKEENIVTSSSSSYKALIDGAIDFTSGTLGAVALVYVGQPLDTVKVKMQTFPHMYRGMWDCMRQTVRYEGLLRGLYAGTVPALVANCAENSVLFAAYGACQKAVAYVTNTPRVEDLGALGNATAGCLGSFFSSFTLCPTELIKVQLQAAREFAIANNQKVRIGAFKLTRHIIQTEGVSGMFRGLGSTIAREMPGYFVFFGGYEATRSMLTPPGKTKEECGTVPTMIAGAVGGFALWTVIFPADLVKSRIQVNCLDGTFLSVTLDIIKKEGVKALYSGLRPTLIRTIPATAVLFLVYENSKHFLNSLVY, encoded by the exons ATGAAAAGAATGATTATGGCTTCTGCTCACAAAGAAGAAAACATCGTTACAAGTAGCAGTAGTAGTTATAAGGCATTAATTGATGGAGCAATTGATTTCACCAGCGGCACCCTTG GTGCTGTGGCACTGGTTTATGTGGGCCAGCCCCTGGACACGGTAAAGGTGAAGATGCAGACATTCCCACACATGTACAGAGGGATGTGGGACTGTATGCGGCAGACTGTCCGGTATGAGGGATTGCTACGTGGACTGTACGCAGGGACTGTACCTGCCCTTGTGGCCAACTGTGCAGAGAATTCTGTATTATTTGCTGCGTACGGAGCTTGCCAGAAAGCAGTAGCTTATGTCACCAACACTCCT AGGGTGGAGGATCTCGGAGCCCTGGGGAACGCCACAGCCGGCTGCCTGGGATCATTCTTCTCTTCGTTCACCCTCTGTCCCACGGAATTAATCAAAGTGCAGCTGCAGGCTGCCAGAGAGTTTGCTATCGCCAACAACCAAAAG GTGAGGATTGGAGCATTCAAATTGACAAGACATATCATACAGACTGAAGGTGTGTCAGGGATGTTCAGAGGACTGGGCTCCACCATAGCGCGGGAGATGCCAGGATATTTTGTGTTCTTTGGTGGCTATGAGGCCACTCGGTCGATGCTCACTCCACCGGGGAAGACCAAAGAAGAATGTG GCACAGTGCCAACCATGATAGCAGGAGCAGTTGGAGGATTTGCACTCTGGACTGTCATCTTCCCTGCAGATCTTGTCAAGTCGAGGATACAGGTCAACTGTCTTGACGGAACCTTCCTCTCTGTCACTCTGGATATTATCAAGAAAGAAG GAGTAAAGGCTCTGTACAGTGGACTAAGGCCTACTCTCATCCGAACCATTCCAGCAACAGCTGTACTCTTCCTGGTC